The Nostoc cf. commune SO-36 genomic sequence TAACCTTTAGCATAGGCTTTACAGAACCTAGATGCGATCAAAACGAGACTTTCTTGGATTTTGAGTACTTTGATTTTGAGTTAAAAAAAATCGTATGATCTGGCTGATTTCCCCATCAAACAATGGGCTGTATGTAGTAGCGTCACATACATGATACAAAAAGACTTGGGCGATGCCGCTTTTGCCGATTGCAAAAGCAAAGTGCGAAGCAGACACTCCTCTTCGCACTCTCCGAGGTAAGCATTTATGCTGCTTTGTGTGGGGCTTTCTCATCCACTCGCCCAACTTTCACAAATGCTACCAACAGTAAAACTGCTGGTTTTTTGCTCCCATAGTGACACACATCCAAAATGGATACGGTGTGCTACGTCGTCTGGGGTTTACACCCTAAGCTCAAGAGAGCGACACGTTTAACTACGTTTAGCAGAGAAAAGTTTGAGCAGCGACAACTTAAATACCCGGACACTTGCTTCAACTCTCTTAATCAGAGCAAAGCAATGTCCGAACAAAGGTAGCTTTTCGCAGAGTAGCGGCTTCTCGTCAGAGATCAAAGCTTCGATGCAGTTTTACAACTTAGATATTAATTTTTGAGATTGAGGTTGACCATGAGGTATCGCGCTTTAATTGTTGCATTCTTGGCTTTGTGCCTGGGGCTAATAACTGCTTGTAGTGATGCTCCTGCTAGTAGTAGTAGAGACGTACTCACTTATGATCAAATTCGCGGCACTGGCTTGGCTAACAAATGCCCCCAACTAGCAGAAACAAGCCGTGGTTCCATTCCCATTGATTCAAGCCAGTCTTATGCCGTCAAAGAACTTTGCTTGGAACCAACTAGCTTCTTTATCAAAGAAGAACCTGCTAATAAACGCCAACAAGCAGAATTTGTTGCTGGCAAATTGTTGACCAGATACACTTCCACCATTGACCAAGTGCAGGGTAATCTAAAAATCAACGCAGATAATAGCCTAACCTTTGCAGAAACTGATGGTCTTGACTTCCAAGCCATAACTGTGCAACTTCCTGGTGGTGAGCGAGTACCTTTCCTCTTCACTATCAAAAACTTGGTTGCTCAAACTCAACCCAATTTGACCAGTATTAACACCTCTACGGACTTTGAAGGCACCTTCAAAGTTCCTTCCTATCGTGGTGCTGCTTTCCTAGATCCCAAAGGTCGTGGTGTCGTCAGCGGCTACGATAATGCCGTGGCTCTCCCCGCCCAAGCGGATGATGAAGAACTTACCCGCACTAACGTCAAGCGTGCTGAAAATCTCAATGGCAAGATTTCTCTGCAAATCGCTAAAATAGACAATTCTAGCGGTGAAATTGCTGGTACTTTCGAGAGCGAACAACCATCTGATACAGATTTAGGTGCTGGCGAACCTAAAGAAGTCAAGATTCGCGGTCTATTTTATGCACGGGTTGAACCAACTCGCGGCTAAATCCTCTGAAGTAACTCAACTAGCTGGCACTCAGAACGACAATTCTGTAAGTATTCAGACTTGATCGCAAAAGTTGACTTATTTACCCTCTTTTTTTTAGGAGGGTAGATAGGTTTTTTACAAAGATGGGGAAAAGTTAAAGCCCAGCAAAGATTGTGGGCGAAATAACCTTTGCAATTGGAAAAATTTTGATACCTCGCTCTTTTAAGTAACTTGATTCATTTCTTTGAACTTTTCTCTTTGATTAAAAGACTATAGACTTAAGTAAAAAAAGGGTAATATACCCTTTTTTTTATTTAGTTGCGTAAATATACACAGTATTTTTTTAAATTATTAGTAATTTTTAATTATTAGATAAATTTTAGTTGAATAGACACGTAATTTTACTGTAAATACAACGTTTGCTTCTCAAACAAAAGCCCAGCTACTGTTGTTTTGTTTCTATAAATTAAATTCACTATTAATTAATTCAAGTTACGTACAATCTCGGTTTGATATTTAGTGATTAATTTTATATTTTATTCCTATGTAGTTCTAAAACAGCTACAATTCATCCCAAAGATAAATAACCAACTAAATAGCGATTTTGCCTATTTAAATTTAGCTCGATTGTTAAGCAAGCTATGGAATTATAAGAGCAAATCTTGATTACATACCATAGGATTTGCTAGGCAATATAGCGCGATATTGTCTTTGATGTCGTGCGATCGCAGCTGAATTTAAAAGTTAATAATTGATTCCTTATTCGCTCAATAAATCCGGTGCTATGCCTACCACAGCCACCAATGAACTAAAGCACGAAATTTGGCAGTTGTTGCGAGAATATCAGCAATCTCCGTCAGAAAATATCCGCAATCAACTGGTAAAACTCAATTTTGGACTTGTGAGAAAAGAAGCTCACTACTGGACAAATCAATGTCATGAAA encodes the following:
- the psbO gene encoding photosystem II manganese-stabilizing polypeptide; translated protein: MRYRALIVAFLALCLGLITACSDAPASSSRDVLTYDQIRGTGLANKCPQLAETSRGSIPIDSSQSYAVKELCLEPTSFFIKEEPANKRQQAEFVAGKLLTRYTSTIDQVQGNLKINADNSLTFAETDGLDFQAITVQLPGGERVPFLFTIKNLVAQTQPNLTSINTSTDFEGTFKVPSYRGAAFLDPKGRGVVSGYDNAVALPAQADDEELTRTNVKRAENLNGKISLQIAKIDNSSGEIAGTFESEQPSDTDLGAGEPKEVKIRGLFYARVEPTRG